TATCTGAAGAGATTGCTTTAGCAAAAAAAGAAGTAATATCATATTTAACTTCTACTAATAAGTGGTTATTGGTGTTTGATAATTTAAAAGTTAATGAAAATAAAAAAGTACAAGATTTAATTGATTGGGAACATAATGGTAATATAGTATTTTGTTCGCAAGATAATGAAAAGTTATCTAATATTATAGCAATGCCCATACTTGATAAGCCTACTATTATAGCTTTAGCTAATAGCTTATTGGATAATAAAGATAACAATAGTGTTGAATTTTTAACGCAATCTTTTAGTGGTTATCCAATACTTATAGTGCAGGGGACTCAATTACTCAATAAAATTAAAGGTCTAGATAAAGAAGAGTATAAAAAGAAAATTTATCAATCAACTGATAAAATAGCAACAAATATCAGCATGGCTATTCAAGAATTAAAACCTAGTGCAGTAAATTTACTTAATAAAATAGCTTTGATAAATAACCAAAGCTTCTCAAAACAGCTTCTTACTATCATTACTGATCATAAAGATAGTTTAGATGATGATATATATCAATTATCTAAATTTATGCTAATCAATAATATCAATCCTAGCGAGGATAACCCTATTTTTGAAATGCATGATATAGTTAGCAATAAAATAATGGAGCTAAATGGCAATAAACGTAATAAAATATATTTAGAAAATATTATTACTAAACTTCCAAAATCAAAAACTAGACATTTACAATATGCCTGGATGACGGCAAATACTATACTCGGGAATTTAACTACTCTTTTAAATAATTCTGAAAAATACAATATAGATTTATATGCAATGCTTGATTTGAGATGTATATTATCTGCTGTATATATAAATTCTCATAATTTCTATAAAGCAAAACAAATGGTCGATTGGTTTGAACAGAAAGATAAGAATAAAGAATTTAAATTGCACAAGATGTCTGAATATCAAAAATATCGTTATGTTAAGTATTTGAATGTCATGGCGGTATATAATGTTTTACTGACAAATTATGAAGAGACTATTTCGTATAGTACTAGAGCATTAAATATTTTAGAGAAACTTAGTGATGATGATAGTTTTTTAAAATTTACTCTTATCTCAAACATAATAGGATCTCAGGCATCTTTAGGCAATATTGAAATTACTGAACAATACATAAAGCAAATAGATCAACTACGAGGAATTAATGAATCGGATATACATATTATATATAGTTTGAAAGGCTATTTATATTTTCTGCACGGTAAATACAATGAAGCTTTACATTATTATAATAAAAATATTGAAATTTACATAAAAAATGGGACACCGCCTAATAGCCCATATCTTACTAGTAGTTATTTAAATAAAGTAGAAATGTTAAACTACCTTGGTAGATATCAAGAAGCTTATGATCAAATTAGACAATTATATGACATGCAGAAATCTATACAAAAAGGGAGCTATGTGTTTAGTCGTATTTATACACAAATGGCAAAAAGTGAGCTAGGCCTAGGTAAAATAGATAAAGCATCTAAACACATTAATAAAGCTATGGCAATATTTTCAACAAATGAATATAAAAAAGCTGAGACAGTAAATTATTTGCAAGATTTAGATTTAGCAGAAAGTTATGTAGTACAAGGAGATATTTTGTTTGCTCAAAATAATATTAAACAAGCAATCGAATCCTATAAACAAGCGTTTACCATATATCATTACTTATATAAAGACAAAAGTAAAAATATTGCCCCAGTAAGTAATTTATATAATCATGCAGCAAAAGCAGCTTGTAAAAGCAAAGATTTATATAATTATAAATTCTTTGGCAAGCCACAAATTAAGGAGTTTGGCATACACCACCCTAATACAGTTGATATGTTTGAATATTGCAAACAATATAACATGGATTTGTGGATCAAGAATCATTAAGCATTAGTTGTGTTAACCAACAGTCATTGTTAATGATTATTATTTAAAATTAGCAAAGACTTGATAGAAATTTAAATAAATATATGTTTAAATTTCTATCAAGTCATGGTTTATTGCGAATGTTAAGCCTAGAGATTTATTTGCTAACTCTCTAACCAACTTAATTCTTTAAAAATCATAGTTGATGACATAAATTCTTACCGGGAGGACATTGAGGCTATTGAACCGATGTCTTACATCGATACTTGAGGTTACTTAGAAAATCTTGCTACCCTTATAGTTATTATGTCTGAATTTAATTCAATATTAGTCATATATTCTGGCGTGAAATCGCTAGCAAATTCACTTAAGGTTTGCTCGAGAATGAATATACTATGTTGCTCAACTATTTGCATAAAATTTGGTTTGCCTATGATTTCTAGGAAGATTCTATCATTCATGGCAAAATTGGCATCTTTTCTCGCTTGTTGAATAAAGCGTACTAAATCTCTTGCAATACCTTCTTCGTATAGTTCTTTTGTTATTTCTAAATCCAGTAATATTAGTCCATGATTATTAGCTAAAGACTTTGTACCTTTAACATTTTTAGGTTCTAAAATTAGCGAGAACTCATCTTGATTTAATGTTTCTCCCGCTATTACTAGATGCTCATTCATCAGTTGCCACTGATGCTTTTTAGAAGCTATTATGATATCTTTGACTTTATGAGGTAGACGTTTCCCTAAATTAGGAAAGTTAATCGATAATTTGTAATCAGCATGATTTTCTACATCATCTTTATAAATTACTCTTTTAACATTAATCTCATCTTTAATTAATTCTTCAAATTTTACTAGTAATTCATTATTTTTACTAATGATCGTTAAACTGCTCAGTGGTTGTCGAACCCGGATATTTTCGTTACTTCTAATGAATAAAGCATTACTACAAATATCTAATACTTGATCCATGATGCTGACCAAATCATAGTCAACTTTTATCATATCAAGTTCAGGAAAATCCGCTAAATGAACACTGCCTCCTTGCTTTTCTAGCCTTGTAAGTCCTAAATAAATTTCCTCAGAAATTAATGGTAGTAAACTGGATTGAGCAATAGACATTATTTCAAGACAACTATACAAGGTATTATAAGCATCTTTTTTATCTTGATCTTTTTCACTTTTCCAAAAACGATTTCTACTTCTTCTAATATACCAATTATTTAATACTTCAAAAAAATTGCCAACATTATTATAAGCTATTTGAGTATCAAAATTATCTAGCCCATACTGGATTTTTTCTACTGATATTTTTAGTTTTGATAAAATATAACGATCTAGCACATTTTGAGAATTAAAGTGGCTTTCTGCTTTTATCTGATCGCTATTAGCATACAGAGTAAAGAAATGGTAAGCATTCCAAATGGGTTTGATAAATAAACGTAAGCTCTCATAAACCATTTTACCGTCTTTATCGATCAGTAGTTCCTGACCTTTGACTACATTGGAAGAGAGCATGGTAACTCTTAGAGCATCAGAACCATATTTATCAAATAATTCTAGCGGATCAGCATAATTATTAAGACGCTTTGATAATTTTTGCCCGGTGCTGTCTAATATAACCCCATGACAAATACAATTTAGAAAAGGTGGTTGGTCGAAAAGGGCTGTTGACAGTACCATTAAAGTATAGAACCAACCGCGTGTTTGTGCTGAATATTCCACTATAAAATCGGCAGGAAAATGCTTTTCAAACCAATCTTTATTTTCAAATGGATAATGTACTTGCCCATAAGGCATAGAGCTGCTTTCAAACCAGCAATCAAAGACATCTTCTACTCTAACCATCATTGATTTACCGGTTGGATCATCCGGATTTTTTCTAGTTAGTTGATCAATAAAAGGCCTATGTAAATCGGTAACTGTAACCCCAAAATCTTTTTCTAACTCCTCTATTGATCCATACACATCAATCCTAGGATAAGCCGGATCATCTGATTTCCATACAGGCAGCGGTGTACCCCAAAATCTATTGCGGCTAATTGACCAATCCTTAGCATTTTCTAGCCATTTGCCAAATAAATTATCCTTAACATGTAAGGGTATCCAGTTAATTTGTTGATTTAATTCAACCATTCTGTCTTTAAATTCGGTAACTTTTACATACCAAGAAGGAACGGCTTTGTATATAAGAGGGGTGTCAGTACGCCAACAATGGGGATAACTATGAATATATTGCTCGGTTTTAAGCCAATTACCCTGATTTTTTAGCTTAATGATAATTTGATCATTAGCATCAAATACTTGTAAACCGACAAAATCATAAATTTCTTTAGTAAATTTCCCAGCATTATCTACAGGACAAACAAGTTCTATTCCTTGCAAGGTGCAAAGAATCTGATCATCCTCACCAAAACCAGGCGCCATATGTACGATACCGGTGCCGTCTCCTTCAACTACAAAATCTCCGGAAAGTACTTTAAAGCTACTTGGATGATTGGCAAAATAATCGAATAATGGCTTGTAAGTAAGATTTAATAGGTACTTACCTTCAATTATATCATAATTTTGTTCATCACTAAGCCCTAATTCTTTCTGATATTTAGCCAAAGCAAATTTAGCTAAAATATAACAAACAGGGCCATTTGGTACTAGAACATATTCGATATTTGGTCCAACGGCTAATGCTAAATTAGCCGGCAAAGTCCATGGCGTCGTAGTCCATGCCAGCATTCTGTACTCGTTATATTGTACAGAATTTGGTAATTTACCCTCAAGTACAAAACTTACCGTAACCGCCTTATCAGTTCGTTCTCTATATGAATTATCTAGCCTTGTTTCAAAATTAGACAAAGGTGTCTCACATGCCCAAGAATAAGGCATTACTCTCATTGATTCATATAGCAGTCCTTTGTTATATAATTCTTTAAAAGCCCATAGCACAGATTCCATAAAAGCTTTATCCATGGTTTTATAGGAATTGGTAAAATCCACCCATCGTGCTTGTCGATTAACATATTCCTGCCACTGATTAGCATATTTCATGACCGATGATCTACAATGCTCGTTAAATTTATCAATACCAAAATTGATAATAGCCGTTCTACCAGAAATACTTAATTCCTTCTCTGCTTGCATTTCGGCAGGGAGTCCATGACAATCCCAACCAAAGCGTCGCTCGACTCTTTTGCCTTTACTAGTTTGATAGCGTGCATAAACATCTTTGATAAAACCAGTTAGCAGATGGCCATAATGCGGTAGGCCATTAGCAAAGGGTGGCCCATCATAGAATACAAACTCATTATTTATGGATGGTCTAGCATCTATCGTTTTTTGGAAAATATTGTTCTTCTGCCAATAAGCTAAAATCTTTTTCTCAATCGTTGGAAAATCGACATTAGATTGGATATCTTGGTAGTATTTATTAGTCATGTTGTAATCTTGATTATTATGAAAATAGTCGAATAATTGGTATATCGACAGGATTTGGTAGCTTTACAATATTCTTAAATTTAGAGGTTATAGTTATAATATTGGATAAGGATTTAGTAATATATTTATCGGTATCTATATTATTCTCTGACTCATCTTGAATGTAATAGAGTATCGAGCTTATATAAACGCTGAGTAATAAACTTCTCTTAGTATAATAATTATAATCTATAGACTTATCACCTGCATAACGCCAAATTAAATCACAGGTACGAAAGCCTATTTTTGTAGCAAATAGAGTGTTTGATGGTGTGGTAAAATAAGTACGATTCTTCAAATGTACAAGTTTAGGTGTACAATTTTTTATTCTAATTTTTAAAGCTAAATCAATTTTATCCTTTATTTTAGCTGAGGTTTCTTGTTGAGATAATAACTCAAGCATTTTTTGATCTTGCCAGCTTTCAAAAAAATCAACTATTTCCCTTAGACCATTTGGAAAAATTATATGACAATACCCCTTAACAAAATCACATTCCTTTTCCGCATCTGCCAATAATTTATTATTCCACTCATCAAAGATTAGTAGTCTTGCTAGAACTTGTACAAATTGTACTTTCAAACTATGATATTTTTCGTAAATAGTCATTAAATGCATCTTTTAATCTTGACATATAAGCTTAGTATATAGATAATGTTACTATCATTCAATAGTCTAATTTATGCTAAAAAGGGGGTAATTAAAAGTGATACTAGTAAACGTTCATGCTGGGAATGGTGAGCAAGCAATT
Above is a genomic segment from Candidatus Tisiphia endosymbiont of Nedyus quadrimaculatus containing:
- a CDS encoding tetratricopeptide repeat protein gives rise to the protein MKKFLLLIILLIINTRTLAKEQITNLITPVSYFVNHEQQLKILEKHLNKYRQASIVGTSGIGKTQLIRMYGYENKNNYDLIWFFDCNLDFNEQFVRLAKQLNIVKQTNISEEIALAKKEVISYLTSTNKWLLVFDNLKVNENKKVQDLIDWEHNGNIVFCSQDNEKLSNIIAMPILDKPTIIALANSLLDNKDNNSVEFLTQSFSGYPILIVQGTQLLNKIKGLDKEEYKKKIYQSTDKIATNISMAIQELKPSAVNLLNKIALINNQSFSKQLLTIITDHKDSLDDDIYQLSKFMLINNINPSEDNPIFEMHDIVSNKIMELNGNKRNKIYLENIITKLPKSKTRHLQYAWMTANTILGNLTTLLNNSEKYNIDLYAMLDLRCILSAVYINSHNFYKAKQMVDWFEQKDKNKEFKLHKMSEYQKYRYVKYLNVMAVYNVLLTNYEETISYSTRALNILEKLSDDDSFLKFTLISNIIGSQASLGNIEITEQYIKQIDQLRGINESDIHIIYSLKGYLYFLHGKYNEALHYYNKNIEIYIKNGTPPNSPYLTSSYLNKVEMLNYLGRYQEAYDQIRQLYDMQKSIQKGSYVFSRIYTQMAKSELGLGKIDKASKHINKAMAIFSTNEYKKAETVNYLQDLDLAESYVVQGDILFAQNNIKQAIESYKQAFTIYHYLYKDKSKNIAPVSNLYNHAAKAACKSKDLYNYKFFGKPQIKEFGIHHPNTVDMFEYCKQYNMDLWIKNH
- the ileS gene encoding isoleucine--tRNA ligase; the encoded protein is MTNKYYQDIQSNVDFPTIEKKILAYWQKNNIFQKTIDARPSINNEFVFYDGPPFANGLPHYGHLLTGFIKDVYARYQTSKGKRVERRFGWDCHGLPAEMQAEKELSISGRTAIINFGIDKFNEHCRSSVMKYANQWQEYVNRQARWVDFTNSYKTMDKAFMESVLWAFKELYNKGLLYESMRVMPYSWACETPLSNFETRLDNSYRERTDKAVTVSFVLEGKLPNSVQYNEYRMLAWTTTPWTLPANLALAVGPNIEYVLVPNGPVCYILAKFALAKYQKELGLSDEQNYDIIEGKYLLNLTYKPLFDYFANHPSSFKVLSGDFVVEGDGTGIVHMAPGFGEDDQILCTLQGIELVCPVDNAGKFTKEIYDFVGLQVFDANDQIIIKLKNQGNWLKTEQYIHSYPHCWRTDTPLIYKAVPSWYVKVTEFKDRMVELNQQINWIPLHVKDNLFGKWLENAKDWSISRNRFWGTPLPVWKSDDPAYPRIDVYGSIEELEKDFGVTVTDLHRPFIDQLTRKNPDDPTGKSMMVRVEDVFDCWFESSSMPYGQVHYPFENKDWFEKHFPADFIVEYSAQTRGWFYTLMVLSTALFDQPPFLNCICHGVILDSTGQKLSKRLNNYADPLELFDKYGSDALRVTMLSSNVVKGQELLIDKDGKMVYESLRLFIKPIWNAYHFFTLYANSDQIKAESHFNSQNVLDRYILSKLKISVEKIQYGLDNFDTQIAYNNVGNFFEVLNNWYIRRSRNRFWKSEKDQDKKDAYNTLYSCLEIMSIAQSSLLPLISEEIYLGLTRLEKQGGSVHLADFPELDMIKVDYDLVSIMDQVLDICSNALFIRSNENIRVRQPLSSLTIISKNNELLVKFEELIKDEINVKRVIYKDDVENHADYKLSINFPNLGKRLPHKVKDIIIASKKHQWQLMNEHLVIAGETLNQDEFSLILEPKNVKGTKSLANNHGLILLDLEITKELYEEGIARDLVRFIQQARKDANFAMNDRIFLEIIGKPNFMQIVEQHSIFILEQTLSEFASDFTPEYMTNIELNSDIITIRVARFSK
- a CDS encoding COQ9 family protein; the encoded protein is MTIYEKYHSLKVQFVQVLARLLIFDEWNNKLLADAEKECDFVKGYCHIIFPNGLREIVDFFESWQDQKMLELLSQQETSAKIKDKIDLALKIRIKNCTPKLVHLKNRTYFTTPSNTLFATKIGFRTCDLIWRYAGDKSIDYNYYTKRSLLLSVYISSILYYIQDESENNIDTDKYITKSLSNIITITSKFKNIVKLPNPVDIPIIRLFS